A section of the Amycolatopsis sp. AA4 genome encodes:
- the purL gene encoding phosphoribosylformylglycinamidine synthase subunit PurL: MANPDTDTVTSTVDTTAVAAATPETSQPYVELGLAEDEYARIREILGRRPTDAELAMYSVMWSEHCSYKSSKKHLRYFSETATDEMKAKMLAGIGENAGVVDIGDGWAVTFKVESHNHPSYVEPYQGAATGVGGIVRDIMAMGARPLAVQDALRFGPADAPDTKRVLPGVVAGVGGYGNCLGLPNIGGELVFDPSYAGNPLVNALCVGAMRTEDLHLAFASGAGNKIILFGARTGLDGIGGVSVLASDTFSGDESASGRRKLPSVQVGDPFTEKVLIECCLDLFKENLVVGIQDLGGAGLSCATSELAAAGDGGMHIYLDRVPLRATGMTPAEVLSSESQERMCAVVAPENVEAFMAVCAKWDVIATDIGEVTDGEHLVITWNDEIVVDVPAHTVAHQGPVYDRPIERPAFQDGLIADTSAKLPRPSTPEELRADFLKLIASPNQASKEWVTAQYDRYVRGNSVLAQPSDSGMIRIDEESNRGVSVATDCNAKFVYLDPYRGAQLALAEAYRNVATGGATPVAVSDCLNFGAPTDPGVMWQFEQAVHGLADACVELGIPVTGGNVSFFNQTGDTAILPTPVIAVLGVIDDVTRRIPTGIGAEAGETLLLLGETHDELDGSAWARELHGHLGGVPPRVDLAREKLLGEILVAGSRDGMISAAHDLSDGGLAQALTETVLIGQCGARVFLDRDQDPFVQLFSESSGRVLVAVPRTEELRFTEMCTARGLPWRKTGVVDPDSGTLEIQGITEFSLDELRETWEKTLPALFD, translated from the coding sequence GTGGCGAACCCTGACACGGACACCGTGACCAGCACAGTTGACACCACCGCAGTGGCCGCGGCGACCCCGGAAACGAGCCAGCCGTACGTCGAACTCGGCCTCGCCGAAGACGAGTACGCGCGGATCCGGGAAATCCTCGGCCGCCGGCCCACCGACGCCGAGCTCGCGATGTACTCGGTGATGTGGAGCGAGCACTGCTCCTACAAGTCCTCGAAGAAGCACCTGCGCTACTTCAGCGAGACCGCCACCGACGAGATGAAGGCCAAGATGCTGGCCGGCATCGGCGAGAACGCGGGCGTCGTCGACATCGGCGACGGCTGGGCGGTCACCTTCAAGGTGGAAAGCCACAACCATCCGTCCTATGTGGAGCCGTACCAGGGCGCGGCCACCGGCGTCGGCGGCATCGTGCGCGACATCATGGCGATGGGCGCGCGGCCGCTCGCGGTGCAGGACGCGCTGCGCTTCGGCCCGGCCGACGCGCCGGACACCAAGCGCGTGCTGCCCGGCGTGGTCGCGGGCGTCGGCGGCTACGGCAACTGCCTCGGCCTGCCGAACATCGGCGGCGAGCTGGTCTTCGACCCGTCGTACGCGGGCAACCCGCTGGTCAACGCCCTGTGCGTGGGTGCGATGCGGACCGAGGACCTGCACCTGGCGTTCGCGTCCGGGGCCGGCAACAAGATCATCCTGTTCGGCGCGCGCACCGGCCTCGACGGCATCGGCGGCGTGTCCGTGCTCGCCAGCGACACCTTCTCCGGCGACGAATCCGCGTCCGGGCGGCGCAAGCTGCCCAGCGTGCAGGTCGGCGACCCGTTCACCGAGAAGGTGCTCATCGAGTGCTGCCTCGACCTGTTCAAGGAGAACCTGGTCGTCGGCATCCAGGACCTCGGCGGGGCCGGGCTGTCGTGCGCGACGTCCGAGCTGGCCGCGGCGGGCGACGGCGGCATGCACATCTACCTCGACCGGGTTCCGTTGCGCGCCACCGGGATGACGCCCGCCGAGGTGCTCTCCAGCGAATCGCAGGAGCGCATGTGCGCGGTCGTCGCGCCGGAGAACGTCGAGGCGTTCATGGCCGTCTGCGCGAAATGGGACGTCATCGCCACCGACATCGGCGAGGTCACCGACGGCGAGCACCTCGTCATCACCTGGAACGACGAGATCGTGGTCGACGTGCCCGCGCACACCGTCGCGCACCAGGGCCCGGTGTACGACCGCCCGATCGAGCGCCCCGCGTTCCAGGACGGCCTGATCGCCGACACGTCCGCGAAGCTGCCGCGTCCGTCGACCCCCGAGGAACTGCGCGCGGACTTCCTGAAGCTCATCGCGTCGCCGAACCAGGCGTCGAAGGAATGGGTGACCGCGCAGTACGACCGCTACGTGCGCGGCAATTCGGTGCTCGCCCAGCCCTCCGACTCCGGCATGATCCGGATCGACGAGGAGAGCAACCGCGGCGTCTCGGTCGCCACCGACTGCAACGCGAAGTTCGTCTACCTCGACCCGTACCGCGGCGCGCAGCTCGCGCTGGCCGAGGCGTACCGGAACGTCGCCACCGGCGGTGCGACCCCGGTCGCGGTGTCCGACTGCCTCAACTTCGGCGCCCCGACCGACCCGGGCGTGATGTGGCAGTTCGAGCAGGCCGTGCACGGTCTCGCCGACGCGTGCGTCGAGCTGGGCATCCCGGTCACCGGCGGCAACGTCAGCTTCTTCAACCAGACCGGCGACACGGCGATCCTGCCGACCCCGGTGATCGCGGTGCTCGGCGTGATCGACGACGTCACCCGCCGCATCCCGACCGGCATCGGCGCGGAAGCCGGCGAAACGCTGCTGCTGCTCGGCGAAACCCACGACGAGCTGGACGGTTCGGCCTGGGCCCGCGAACTGCACGGCCACCTCGGCGGCGTCCCGCCCCGCGTGGACCTGGCCCGCGAGAAGCTGCTTGGCGAGATCCTCGTGGCCGGTTCGCGCGACGGCATGATCTCCGCCGCGCACGACCTCTCCGACGGCGGCTTGGCGCAGGCCCTCACCGAGACTGTCCTCATTGGACAGTGCGGGGCCCGCGTGTTCCTCGACCGCGACCAGGACCCGTTCGTGCAGCTGTTCTCCGAGTCGTCCGGCCGCGTGCTCGTGGCGGTCCCGCGCACGGAGGAACTGCGGTTCACCGAGATGTGCACCGCGCGCGGCCTGCCGTGGCGCAAGACCGGCGTCGTCGACCCGGATTCCGGCACGCTCGAGATCCAGGGCATCACGGAGTTCTCCCTCGACGAGCTGCGCGAGACCTGGGAGAAGACCCTTCCGGCGCTGTTCGACTGA
- a CDS encoding ABC transporter ATP-binding protein: protein MLSATYRFPEIRLPEHPTPVRYLLAVLRARPGLVLAAIVTGAGWSLPSALLPLVIGRGVGAIAAGDSAALGRWALVAGVLGVTQALLGTGLHFASYGLWMHGAGSTQRLVTDHTTRLGASLRDATSTGNVVAVTSSDMNWVGNAFEVVGRTFGSIVAFVVIGIAMLGTSPVLGTVALVGVPLAVLGIGPLLAPLQKRKTAQRENLSDVNALGADIVSGLRILRGVGGERRFLARFREASQLVRRSGVEVGRSEAWLAGAEVLLPGLVTVAITWLGARLALDGTIGVGELVAFYGLSAFLVVPVATATEQVSSLSSGLVAARKVCGLLALRPKLAEPVSPRPLPEGPLELVDTASGIRIAPGKLTVVDLGAEAEAIAARMSRFADADEGEQVLVGGVPADRVALAELRRRVVYAHNQDLWFSGVLRDQLTPEHPREVDIFSALHAADAEDIIEALPRGVDELIGERGREVSGGQRQRLSLARALAMDSDVLLLDEPTSAVDAHTEARITRRTKELRAGRTTVVFSQSPLWRNVADEVVHGKAVTV from the coding sequence GTGCTTTCCGCCACGTACCGCTTTCCCGAGATCCGACTGCCGGAACACCCGACGCCGGTCCGGTACCTGCTGGCGGTCCTGCGCGCGCGGCCCGGGCTCGTCCTCGCCGCGATCGTCACCGGGGCCGGCTGGTCGCTGCCGAGCGCCCTGCTGCCGCTGGTGATCGGCCGCGGCGTGGGAGCGATCGCCGCGGGCGACTCGGCCGCGCTGGGCCGCTGGGCGCTGGTCGCGGGCGTGCTCGGCGTGACGCAGGCGCTGCTCGGCACCGGTCTGCACTTCGCCTCGTACGGCCTGTGGATGCACGGCGCGGGCAGCACGCAACGCCTGGTCACCGACCATACGACCCGGCTCGGCGCGTCCCTGCGCGACGCGACCAGCACCGGCAACGTCGTCGCGGTCACGTCGTCGGACATGAACTGGGTCGGCAACGCGTTCGAGGTCGTCGGTCGCACATTCGGGTCGATTGTCGCGTTCGTGGTGATCGGGATCGCGATGCTCGGCACTTCGCCGGTGCTGGGCACGGTCGCCCTGGTCGGCGTCCCGCTCGCGGTGCTCGGCATCGGTCCGCTGCTCGCGCCGCTGCAGAAGCGGAAAACGGCGCAGCGGGAGAATCTGAGCGACGTGAACGCACTCGGCGCGGACATCGTGTCCGGGCTGCGGATCCTGCGCGGCGTCGGCGGCGAACGGCGGTTCCTCGCCCGGTTCCGCGAGGCCAGCCAGCTGGTGCGGCGCTCCGGCGTCGAGGTCGGGCGCAGCGAAGCCTGGCTCGCCGGCGCGGAGGTGCTGCTGCCCGGGCTGGTCACGGTGGCGATCACCTGGCTGGGCGCGCGGCTCGCGCTCGACGGCACGATCGGCGTCGGCGAACTGGTCGCGTTCTACGGTCTTTCGGCGTTCCTGGTGGTGCCGGTCGCCACGGCGACCGAGCAGGTCAGCTCGCTCAGCTCGGGGTTGGTCGCGGCGCGCAAGGTGTGCGGGCTGCTGGCCCTGCGGCCGAAGCTCGCCGAGCCGGTGTCGCCGCGGCCGCTGCCGGAGGGTCCGCTCGAACTGGTGGACACCGCCAGCGGCATCCGGATCGCGCCGGGCAAGCTGACCGTGGTCGATCTGGGCGCCGAGGCGGAGGCGATCGCCGCGCGGATGAGCCGGTTCGCCGACGCGGACGAGGGCGAGCAGGTGCTGGTCGGCGGGGTGCCCGCGGATCGCGTCGCGCTCGCCGAACTGCGCCGGCGGGTGGTGTACGCGCACAACCAGGACCTGTGGTTTTCCGGGGTGCTGCGCGATCAGCTGACGCCGGAGCATCCGCGCGAGGTCGACATCTTCTCGGCGCTGCACGCGGCGGACGCCGAGGACATCATCGAGGCCCTTCCGCGCGGAGTCGACGAGCTGATCGGCGAACGCGGCCGCGAGGTGTCCGGCGGACAGCGGCAGCGGCTGAGCCTGGCCCGTGCACTGGCGATGGACTCCGACGTGCTGCTGCTCGACGAGCCGACCTCGGCGGTCGACGCGCACACCGAAGCCCGGATCACCCGGCGCACCAAGGAATTGCGGGCCGGAAGGACCACGGTGGTGTTCAGCCAGAGTCCACTGTGGAGGAACGTGGCCGACGAGGTCGTCCACGGAAAGGCAGTGACGGTATGA
- a CDS encoding ABC transporter ATP-binding protein, with the protein MTTRLPLASKRDVRRWAKRVAVEHRREFSVMLGLFCLATVVGLAGPQLLGRLVDGVVEHGPTLQVDLLAVAFVVVLVLQAWARKAARLRGRMFGERVLAQTRERFVTNALGLPLGTVEAAGTGDLLSRATSDINRLDVAVRFAAPEILIAAVTVLFTTIAMIVTSPLLALALLVAIPLLVPVNVWYQRKIPTAFAWMLDRWGDLQSITHETVEGARTTEALSLTRRRMRAGHHALDQATLGERRMRALQMRWLPTLEISYVLPIAALLLLGMFAYSQGWAGLGTITTMLAYAQAMTAPLSEAMFWLEDLQVAIAATRRIIGVQPAEAADKVTAAPRGRDIEVRDVRFGYTADREVLHGISLSVPRGERLAIVGPSGAGKSTLGRLLAGISAPTAGSIQVGGTEVSTLSDDVLRGEVLLLTQEHHTFSGTLRENLALPARRDGGDWTDEELMAALASAGAAEWAAGLPDGLDTKLGSGAYAVPAGLAQQLALARVVLADPHTLVLDEATSLLDTGSARELERSLNAVLEGRTVIAIAHRLHTAAAADRVAVVEGGKITELGPHEDLIAAGGPYSRLVAAAS; encoded by the coding sequence ATGACGACGCGGCTCCCGCTGGCGTCGAAACGCGACGTACGGCGCTGGGCGAAACGCGTGGCGGTCGAGCACCGGCGCGAGTTTTCCGTGATGCTCGGGCTGTTCTGCCTGGCCACGGTGGTCGGGCTGGCCGGGCCGCAGCTGCTCGGCAGGCTCGTGGACGGCGTGGTCGAGCACGGTCCGACGCTGCAGGTCGATCTGCTGGCCGTGGCGTTCGTGGTGGTGCTCGTGCTGCAGGCGTGGGCGAGGAAGGCGGCGCGGCTGCGCGGCCGGATGTTCGGCGAGCGCGTGCTGGCGCAGACCCGCGAACGGTTCGTCACGAACGCGCTCGGCCTGCCGCTCGGCACTGTCGAGGCGGCCGGCACCGGCGACCTGCTCAGCCGGGCGACCAGCGACATCAACCGGCTGGACGTCGCGGTGCGGTTCGCCGCGCCGGAAATCCTCATCGCCGCGGTGACCGTGCTGTTCACGACGATCGCGATGATCGTGACGTCGCCGCTGCTCGCGCTGGCCCTGCTGGTCGCGATCCCGTTGCTGGTGCCGGTGAACGTCTGGTACCAGCGGAAGATCCCGACCGCGTTCGCGTGGATGCTCGACCGCTGGGGCGACCTGCAGTCGATCACCCACGAGACCGTGGAGGGCGCGCGGACCACGGAGGCGCTCAGCCTCACGCGGCGGCGCATGCGCGCCGGGCACCACGCGCTCGACCAGGCGACGCTCGGCGAACGCCGGATGCGGGCGCTGCAGATGCGCTGGCTGCCGACGCTGGAGATCAGCTACGTCCTGCCGATCGCCGCGCTCCTGCTGCTCGGCATGTTCGCCTACAGCCAGGGCTGGGCCGGGCTCGGCACGATCACCACGATGCTGGCGTACGCGCAGGCGATGACCGCTCCGCTCAGCGAGGCGATGTTCTGGCTGGAGGACCTGCAGGTCGCGATCGCCGCGACGCGCCGGATCATCGGCGTGCAGCCGGCCGAAGCGGCGGACAAGGTGACCGCCGCGCCGCGCGGGCGCGACATCGAGGTGCGCGACGTCCGGTTCGGCTACACGGCCGATCGCGAGGTGCTGCACGGCATCTCGCTGAGCGTGCCGCGCGGCGAACGGCTGGCGATCGTCGGACCGTCCGGCGCGGGCAAGTCCACACTGGGCAGGCTGCTGGCCGGGATCTCGGCGCCGACCGCGGGGTCGATCCAGGTCGGCGGCACCGAGGTGTCGACGCTCTCCGACGACGTGCTGCGCGGCGAGGTTCTGCTGCTGACGCAGGAGCACCACACGTTTTCCGGGACGCTGCGGGAAAACCTGGCTCTTCCAGCCCGGCGCGACGGCGGGGACTGGACCGACGAGGAACTGATGGCCGCGCTCGCGTCCGCCGGCGCGGCGGAGTGGGCGGCCGGACTGCCGGACGGGCTGGACACCAAGCTCGGCTCGGGCGCGTACGCGGTTCCGGCCGGTCTCGCGCAGCAACTGGCGCTGGCCCGGGTCGTCCTGGCCGACCCGCACACGCTGGTGCTGGACGAGGCGACGTCGCTGCTGGACACCGGTTCGGCGCGCGAACTGGAACGGTCGCTGAACGCGGTGCTCGAAGGCCGCACGGTGATCGCGATCGCGCACCGGCTGCACACGGCCGCGGCAGCCGACCGGGTCGCGGTGGTCGAAGGCGGGAAGATCACCGAACTCGGCCCGCACGAGGACCTGATCGCGGCGGGCGGCCCGTACTCGCGGCTGGTCGCGGCGGCGAGCTGA
- a CDS encoding PQQ-binding-like beta-propeller repeat protein, protein MTDKMGGRRALLVSSAFLAAVVIAAIVVPLALNSGKVPGHAIAVSQQGPWQLGSDRIAPYEIGIDSWVVGDDLVLVNDTYAVAYARSDGKERWRIPSPSGHFCGASTSVVDNRIAVGYGDLCSSAAVLDVNAGKLLWQRAMPITSSGSPSEAKLDEHAVLAIVGGSVVVVHYQQLLGLDAATGAVRWSEVTPPTDEKVYSNCIPSDGMPRSADFVLLSHCSAKDAGDDLYVAVAVDPATGKIKQHNEFVKSKSFLTMAWVSASPLVAYLSDTSKGLYETLDDSLEPVSTIEAGDALNGFMGDDGFGYSLSGVSHGTSHRRSRALVTGTTMIALTSPQKPNRLAAFDLRTGAKRWEVPAPGGGIVAAPLAVEGGQVIAVVSAGQDSPDQHIVKFALDTGAVTPVRTVSLPGSGNRGLAPWFCRLFWADGVVFGVRGIYSGQSTALVFRLG, encoded by the coding sequence GTGACGGACAAAATGGGCGGCCGGCGGGCCCTCCTCGTAAGCTCAGCATTTCTGGCAGCCGTGGTGATCGCGGCGATCGTGGTACCGCTCGCGCTCAACAGCGGCAAGGTGCCCGGCCACGCGATCGCGGTGTCCCAGCAAGGTCCGTGGCAGCTGGGATCGGACCGGATCGCGCCGTACGAGATCGGCATCGATTCCTGGGTCGTTGGCGACGATCTGGTGCTGGTGAACGACACCTATGCGGTCGCGTACGCACGGAGCGACGGCAAGGAACGCTGGAGGATCCCCTCCCCCTCCGGCCATTTCTGCGGGGCGAGCACCTCTGTCGTCGACAACCGCATCGCCGTCGGCTATGGGGATCTCTGCTCGAGCGCGGCCGTACTGGATGTCAACGCGGGAAAGCTGCTGTGGCAGCGGGCGATGCCCATCACCTCGTCGGGAAGCCCGTCGGAGGCGAAACTCGACGAGCACGCGGTGCTGGCGATCGTCGGCGGTTCGGTCGTGGTCGTGCACTACCAGCAGCTGCTCGGGCTGGACGCGGCCACCGGCGCCGTCCGCTGGTCCGAGGTCACGCCACCGACCGACGAGAAGGTGTACTCGAACTGCATCCCGTCGGACGGGATGCCGCGCAGCGCGGACTTCGTGCTGCTGTCCCACTGCAGCGCCAAGGACGCCGGCGACGACTTGTACGTCGCCGTTGCCGTCGATCCCGCGACCGGAAAAATCAAGCAGCACAACGAGTTCGTGAAGAGCAAGTCCTTCCTCACGATGGCGTGGGTGAGCGCGTCGCCGCTGGTCGCCTACCTCAGCGATACATCGAAAGGGTTGTACGAAACTCTCGACGACTCGCTCGAACCGGTTTCCACCATCGAGGCCGGAGACGCGTTGAACGGCTTCATGGGCGACGACGGATTCGGCTACAGCCTGAGCGGGGTCTCCCACGGCACGTCACATCGACGTTCGCGAGCACTCGTCACGGGCACCACGATGATCGCGCTGACCAGCCCGCAGAAGCCCAACCGCCTCGCCGCGTTCGACCTCCGCACCGGTGCCAAACGCTGGGAAGTCCCGGCACCCGGCGGCGGCATTGTCGCGGCACCGCTCGCGGTGGAGGGCGGGCAGGTGATCGCCGTGGTCTCCGCTGGCCAGGACAGTCCTGATCAGCACATAGTCAAGTTCGCGCTGGACACCGGAGCCGTGACACCCGTGCGCACGGTCTCGCTCCCGGGCTCCGGCAATCGCGGCTTGGCACCGTGGTTCTGCCGCTTGTTCTGGGCAGACGGGGTCGTTTTCGGAGTCCGCGGGATCTACAGCGGGCAGTCCACGGCGCTGGTCTTCCGGCTCGGCTGA
- a CDS encoding pyridoxamine 5'-phosphate oxidase family protein yields MAVMTVDEREKFLAEERVGVLSIGREGAAPLAVPVWYDYEPGGELLIWMDRGSAKDRAIEAAGQLSLTVQQETQPYKYVTVSGPVVDRSSAPTEEQALAIASRYAPEAEARKFVEGSLKETSVLVRVRTERWLSSDHSK; encoded by the coding sequence ATGGCGGTCATGACGGTGGACGAACGAGAGAAATTCCTCGCCGAGGAGCGCGTGGGCGTGCTGTCGATCGGCCGGGAAGGCGCGGCCCCGCTCGCCGTGCCGGTCTGGTACGACTACGAGCCCGGCGGCGAACTGCTGATCTGGATGGACCGCGGCTCGGCGAAGGATCGCGCGATCGAGGCGGCGGGCCAGCTGAGCCTCACGGTGCAGCAGGAAACCCAGCCGTACAAGTACGTCACGGTATCCGGTCCGGTCGTCGACCGGTCCTCGGCACCGACCGAGGAGCAGGCGCTCGCCATCGCCTCCCGGTACGCGCCGGAGGCCGAGGCGCGGAAGTTCGTCGAGGGTTCGCTCAAGGAGACCTCGGTGCTGGTGCGGGTGCGCACCGAACGCTGGCTCTCCAGCGACCACAGCAAGTAA
- the purQ gene encoding phosphoribosylformylglycinamidine synthase subunit PurQ, which yields MSARIGVITFPGTLDDGDAARAVRYAEAEAVSLWHADDDLKGVDAVVVPGGFSYGDYLRAGVIARYAPVMSSVIDAARKGMPVLGICNGFQILCEAGLLPGAMIRNVGLHFVCRDQWLRVENNTTAWTTRYEAGAEILIPVKNNDGCYVAEQSTVDMLEAEGRVAFRYVGGNPNGSRNDIAGVTSENGRVVGLMPHPEHAIDALTGPSDDGLGLFYSAVDALVKA from the coding sequence GTGAGCGCCCGCATCGGCGTCATCACCTTCCCCGGCACGCTCGACGACGGCGACGCCGCCCGCGCGGTCCGCTACGCCGAGGCCGAGGCGGTTTCGCTCTGGCACGCCGACGACGACCTGAAGGGCGTCGACGCGGTCGTCGTCCCCGGCGGCTTCTCCTACGGCGACTACCTGCGCGCCGGCGTGATCGCCCGCTACGCGCCGGTGATGTCGTCGGTCATCGACGCGGCCCGCAAGGGCATGCCGGTGCTCGGCATCTGCAACGGCTTCCAGATCCTGTGCGAGGCCGGTCTGCTCCCCGGCGCGATGATCCGCAACGTCGGCCTGCACTTCGTGTGCCGCGACCAGTGGCTGCGCGTGGAGAACAACACCACCGCGTGGACCACGCGCTACGAGGCGGGCGCGGAAATCCTGATTCCGGTCAAGAACAACGACGGCTGCTACGTCGCCGAACAGTCCACTGTGGACATGCTGGAGGCGGAGGGCCGGGTGGCGTTCCGCTACGTCGGCGGCAACCCGAACGGCTCCCGCAACGACATCGCGGGCGTCACCAGCGAGAACGGCCGCGTGGTCGGTCTCATGCCGCACCCGGAGCACGCGATCGACGCGCTCACCGGCCCGTCCGACGACGGCCTGGGCCTGTTCTACAGCGCGGTCGACGCGCTCGTGAAAGCCTGA
- the purS gene encoding phosphoribosylformylglycinamidine synthase subunit PurS: MARVVVDVMPKPEILDPQGQAVARALPRLGFSGVADVRQGRHFELEVDDDVDDETLAKMAEGFLANPVIEQWTIRRVDA, encoded by the coding sequence GTGGCTCGAGTCGTTGTCGACGTCATGCCCAAACCCGAGATCCTCGACCCGCAGGGCCAGGCGGTGGCGCGCGCGCTGCCGCGGCTGGGCTTCTCCGGGGTCGCCGACGTGCGCCAGGGGCGGCACTTCGAACTCGAGGTCGACGACGACGTCGATGACGAGACGCTGGCCAAGATGGCCGAGGGCTTCCTCGCCAACCCGGTGATCGAGCAGTGGACGATCCGGCGGGTGGACGCGTGA
- a CDS encoding GMC family oxidoreductase, with translation MPEQDSFDYVIVGAGSAGCVLANRLSEDPSARVLLLEAGGEDTADEVRIPAAFASLFKTKWDWNYETVEQKHTGKTAYWPRGRMLGGCSSINAMIYIRGNRADYDGWRDAHGATGWGWDDVLPYFKRAEGNQRFGGPLHGTDGPLHVEDRRFTHELSHAWVDSAVAWGLKHTDDFNGESQEGAGLYQVTCKRGRRWSTADAYLRPALSRPNLTVRTNAQVTQVVFEGTRAVGVSYLDKGVPTTVRADAEVLLSGGAINSPQLLMLSGVGPAEHLRELGIDVVAALPGVGDNLHDHPAVGVIWSTKGTTDIADSATPAGLVRYQLTKRGPLASNIGEAGAFYSTRDGLAAPDMQIHVAPTLFYDNGMREPTCPGFTSAATLVDVASRGRLRLKSANPLWKPEIDPAYYAESIDLESVKSALRSLIEIGRSGPLAKFLDRPFLPATHDLSDEALTEHVRENTQTLYHPVGTCAMGSGEHAVVDPELKVRDVSGLRVVDASVMPVVPRGNTNAPTIMVAEKAADLIRAR, from the coding sequence GTGCCAGAGCAGGACTCCTTCGACTACGTGATCGTCGGCGCGGGCAGCGCGGGCTGCGTGCTGGCGAACCGGCTGAGCGAGGACCCGTCCGCGCGGGTGCTGCTGCTCGAGGCGGGCGGCGAGGACACCGCGGACGAGGTCCGGATCCCGGCGGCGTTCGCGTCGCTGTTCAAGACGAAGTGGGACTGGAACTACGAGACCGTCGAGCAGAAGCACACCGGCAAGACGGCGTACTGGCCGCGCGGCCGGATGCTCGGCGGCTGCTCGTCGATCAACGCGATGATCTACATCCGCGGCAACCGCGCCGACTACGACGGCTGGCGCGATGCGCACGGGGCCACCGGCTGGGGCTGGGACGACGTGCTGCCGTACTTCAAGCGCGCCGAGGGCAACCAGCGCTTCGGCGGTCCGCTGCACGGCACGGACGGCCCGCTGCACGTCGAGGACCGGCGGTTCACGCACGAGCTGTCGCACGCGTGGGTGGACAGCGCGGTCGCGTGGGGGCTCAAGCACACCGACGACTTCAACGGCGAATCGCAGGAGGGGGCCGGGCTCTACCAGGTCACCTGCAAGCGCGGCCGCCGCTGGTCCACCGCGGACGCTTACCTGCGGCCCGCGTTGTCGCGGCCGAACCTCACCGTGCGGACGAACGCGCAGGTCACGCAGGTGGTCTTCGAGGGCACCCGCGCGGTCGGAGTGTCCTATCTGGACAAAGGCGTGCCGACGACGGTCCGCGCGGACGCCGAAGTGCTGCTCTCCGGCGGCGCGATCAACTCGCCGCAGCTGCTGATGCTGTCCGGCGTCGGACCGGCCGAGCACCTGCGCGAACTGGGCATCGACGTGGTCGCCGCGCTGCCCGGCGTCGGCGACAACCTGCACGACCACCCGGCGGTCGGCGTGATCTGGTCGACGAAGGGCACGACCGACATCGCGGACTCCGCGACGCCCGCCGGACTGGTGCGGTACCAGCTGACCAAACGCGGTCCGCTCGCGTCGAACATCGGCGAGGCGGGCGCGTTCTACTCGACGCGCGACGGGCTGGCCGCACCGGACATGCAGATCCACGTGGCCCCGACGTTGTTCTACGACAACGGGATGCGCGAACCGACCTGTCCTGGCTTCACGTCGGCGGCCACGCTGGTCGACGTCGCGAGCCGCGGCCGGCTGCGGTTGAAATCAGCGAATCCGTTGTGGAAGCCGGAAATCGACCCGGCTTACTACGCGGAGTCGATCGACCTGGAGTCGGTGAAGTCGGCCCTGCGGTCGCTGATCGAGATCGGCCGGTCTGGTCCGCTGGCGAAGTTCCTGGATCGACCGTTCTTGCCGGCGACGCATGACCTGTCGGACGAGGCACTGACTGAGCATGTCCGGGAGAACACGCAGACGCTGTACCACCCGGTCGGCACGTGCGCGATGGGCAGCGGCGAGCACGCGGTGGTGGATCCGGAACTGAAGGTGCGCGACGTTTCGGGGCTGCGGGTGGTGGACGCTTCGGTGATGCCGGTGGTGCCGCGCGGGAACACCAACGCACCGACGATCATGGTGGCGGAGAAGGCGGCCGACCTGATTCGGGCTCGATGA